AAAGGATTATTAACATCCTTTACATGATAAAATCCTGGTAACCTCATCAATCTTGCAGGATTTTTTACTTGAGGATCAGCGTTAAAGTAATTAATTAATAATTCTTCACACTCTCTAAATTCTTCTATGCTTACTCCTTCTTCTATAAGCCAGTATACATGCAACCCATTTTTAGTCTCTATTATGTAACTCGGTTTAAAATCAAAGTTATGTATTTCTTCAAGTTTAATTTGCTTAAAACTATCAATCATGCTCAAATCTAAATCTTTGCCTGCGTCCAGGTCAATAAACACTGCATTAATTTTGTTTATTTCACTGTCTTTAAAGCCTCCACTATTTACGACAAAGTAAATATTAAAACCATCTTCATTGAGCTTTCCTAATTCCTCTTTCAAATCTTCAAATTTCCCGCTTTTTTTGATGGCATAGTTTCTTATACAGGAAAAATTTATGAGTGCATTTTTCCCAAAAATGTCATCTAAAAATTTCATCCAAATATTCCTCCTTTTTTAAGATTTTTTCCTCGTATTAATCTCATTATAAATTTTCATACATTTCTAGCACTTTCTGGAGTTCTGGACTATTTTCAAACACAAATACAGTCGCAAAATGGTTTTGTTTATGAGGTTTAAGGTCAACAATTTTAAATCCTTTTTTTACCAGTTTTCTTGCTAGTGCAGGATTCAATATAACTTTTGTCGGTTTCATATTCTTTGCCTCCTTTTTTTTATTTTGTATTTGTAAGGCCAACCGGCCCTATATAACCCCATCCTGTGCTAAACCTTCCAGGACGCTTTTTCTCTGTTCAAAATTCAGTCCCGCCCTCAATAGCGCTAAATCCATATACACGTAGTGTTTCAGCATTTCTTCATGTAGCGGCGCTATAAGGTATTCAGACAGTATGTAGTCTATCATTTGCAGTTCTTCTTCCAGTGTCCCTATGCTCTCGTCCTCAAATTGTGCAACGTAGAAATTTAACCATTCTGCTATTTCATCCAGTTCGTCTTTACCGTCAAAAAATATTTCTTCCATCATGGCTTTCTTTTCTTCAAAGCCTTTTTTAAATGCCGCATAATCCGCAACTGAATTTAACAACCTTTCGATTACAAGTTTCTGATCCTTTAGGCTTAGTCTCCTGATAGCATTTTTGGTTTTTTCGCACATTTCCCTTCCGAATACTTCCCTTACGGTGTCATTCAGTGTGTTAATCATTAACATCCTCTCCTTTGTTTTTTTTATTTTTTTGTCCAAAAAATAAAAAAGCAAAAGCCAGCCATATATTACCTTTTATGGCTAACTTTCCCCTCCATTATATATTATATTCTCGAAATTTGAATTTATAAACTTAACTTTATTATATTCTTGTTACAATTTTATTTATATACTGTTTTTTCAAGATTTGATATACGTATCTCATGATTAGTGAGCATTAATAAGCACTGTTCAATGGTATCTATCATTTTATCCATTCTTTTCATGTGTTCTTTAAGAAACTCTATTAACTCATCAATTTTCTTGGCAAATTCATCCATTGCCACCTTCCCCTCCCTGCAATATATACTGCTTGTAAGCGATTTCTTTTTCGGGTGAAATGTTGCACTTATCCCTCTCCCACATACTTAAAAGTGAAACCGAGCAGCCAATACTATTCGCTATCTCCTGTAGAGTAATGTTTTTCTTTTTCCGTGCCATGATAAACAAGTCTTTAACGTTCATTCTTCTTCCCTCCCCTCTTTTCTCTCCCCTTATTCCCCTGAAAATATCCCTCTTATACGTTGTTTAGTTTCTTTTTGCCTAATTTTCGAGCCACTTCATCATAGGCCCTCGCCGCTTCGAGGGCCGTGGGGAACACTCCGATATATTGTTGTTTGTTTCCGTTTCGTATCACCGCTCGGTATGCTCCGTATTTAGTTTTGCTGACTCCATAATATTTTTGCTCTTCGAGCAATTCTGAAAAAAATAAGTTCCATATCGGATAAGTTTCTATTGAGGATGTAGTCAAGCATCTGTTTTTGATTTGTTGTAACGTTTTGTATAAAATCGTAAAAAGCCTTAAAGCACGTCCAAAATATTTGCTCTTTCTGTTTGGCGGTTATTTCTGCTTCTTCTTTTTCGAGGATAGAGAAAAGCACTTCGTATTGTGGACGTGGTATTCTGTCAACGAGGATATCGAAAATTGTTTCGTTAATGATGTTTTTGTTTTTGTGCAATTGCTCGAAGGATATATCTTGTTCGCCTTTTCGGTAGTTTGCTTTTAGAAAATTGATTAAATAACTAAAATAATCAAAATTATTCCCTGCTACCTCATGGATTTTTGCCACTTCAAGCAGGAAACCGGCAATTTTCTGGTATTTGTCGGTTTTTAATTTTGTCTCGGCTTCAAGATATTGATTCCAGAGTTCTCGAATACGTTCAACTATAGTGCGCTTTATACTATGGAATTGGTCCCATGTCATGTTTAGTTCCTCGGCTATTTCTGTATCTGTTTTTACACCTGCCTGGCAAATTGCCTCAAAAACTTCATATTGCTTCGGTGTTAATACATTTTTTGCCACATTCTTAAAAGCATCCCAAAACTTTCTTTCTTTGGTGCTTTCGCTGCTTCCTTCGGCGAATTCATGTATTTGTTGCCAATCTACATTTGTACAAGCCACGTCTCCTTCTTTGTCTAAATATTCGATGATGGGCTCAAATTCAACGAATTGGCGATATCGCATGTTTTTACCATCACGTACACGCTGTTTCCCCTGGATTTTCATGGTTTCGTTGGAGAGTGCGTATTTGATGGATTTCTGGAAAAAACTGATAATACTTGTTGTATCTTTATATTTCTCTAAATCACATTTTTCTAAACATTCGGTAAATGTAAATAAAGCAATATCGTAAGCCTCATCTGTTCCGAGAAATTTGCAATACATCGGCATAAGTTCGTTCAGTATTTTCTGCATTTTCCAGTCAATACATGTCCACTTATCGCCGTGAAATTTTATTAAGCTTCCCAAAACTTCACTTTTATTGCTAGCGTTCTGATATTCTCTAACCCAATCATGGAAAGTTTTGTGTTGGCTTATGTGTTTCACCGCCTTTCTGGTTTTAGTGAAAAATTTCAATTGAATTCAAAATAAAAAAGAGGCATGAAGCCTCCTAAAAAAACACCAAGGTTGTAAAAGTTTTTAGTGAATATGAACTTATACACGGGCTGTAATACACCCCTCCATATATATTAAAAGACATTTTTTTTGAAAAAATTATCACTTTTTCCTGTAATTATCACATTTTTTACAAACACTTTGTAACCCATCTTTTGTATCGGGTTTTTACCCTGTTTATTGCATAATTAAAATGGACAGAGTTGCAAAATAAAATCCCCACTTTTGCAACTCAAAAATCCCCAAATTTGCAAAGGTCATTGCAGGCACCCCTAAAAACCTTTACCCTTGTAGTTAGGGAAATCTTAACTGCAAGGGAGGATTGGAGGATGCTCACAATGACCCATATTGATAATATCAGAAAAGCGTTCTTTATGAAAGGGCAAAATATCAGCGAGATAGCCCGGGAATTCCAAAAAGACCGAAAAACTATACGCAAGTATATTTATCAAGAAGACTGGAACACCAGGGTTAAAGTTGAAGAAGTTAAACATACCTTCCCAAAACTCGACCCTTTCAAGGCGGATATAGATCAGTGGCTTGAAGAAGATAAAAAAGCTCGCAAAAAGCAGAGGCATACCGCCAAAAGGATTTATGACAGGCTCTGTGAAAAATACCAAGATAAGTTTAACTGTTCTTACCGCACCGTAGCAGGCTACGTAGCCATGAGAAAAAAAGAATTGTACCAGGACAACTCATGTCGTCTGCCGCTGGAACATATCCCGGGTGAAGCGCAGGTGGATTTCGGTGAGGCAGACTTTTACGAAAACGGGACGCTGCATCACGGATTTTATCTGAACCTGTCGTTTCCCTACAGTAACGTAGGATATACCCAGCTTTTCAAGGGAGAAAACCAGGAATGCCTGTTTCAGGGACTTAAGGACATATTTGAACACTTGGGGGGAGTACCCCGTAAGCTATGGTTTGATAACGCCAGCACTATCGTGAAACTCTCGAAAAATGGAGAGCGCAAACTAACCGACGCCTTCCTGAGGTTCAAGCAGCACTATGGTTTTGAAGCGGTATTCTGTAACCCTGCTTCCGGCCATGAAAAGGGTAATGTGGAAAACAAGGTGGGATACCACCGGCGCAACTTCCTTGTCCCGGTCCCCAGGTTTGAAAAGCTGGAGGATTTTAACCGCGAACTTTTACGATTGTGCGACCGGGACATGCACCGCGAACACTACCGGAAGGAGGCATCCATAGCCGAACTTTTTAATGAAGACCGTAAGGCTCTGCTTGAGCTGCCTACCGTTCCTTACGAGGTAGCCGGTTACATAACAGTCAAAACCAACGCCTACGCCAAATTCAGCTTGAACGGTGGAAAGCACCTATACTCTACCGCCCCCAAATACGCCAACAGCCGGGTGCTTGTAAAGATAACAGCCCATGAGGTCATACCGCTGGATGAGAGCCACCGGGAAATCGTGCGCCACCGGCGGCTTTACGGGGACAACAAGCAAGAAAGCATGGACTGGCTGCCATATCTTACCCAGCTTTCCCGCTGTCCGGGAGCCCTTAAGTATTCGGGAATATACAGCATGCTGCCGGACCCACTCCGGGAATACCTCGACGGCTTAAGCAAAAGTGAGCGCGGCAAAGCGCTCAAGGCTTTGGCTGTGCTTTGTACCAAAAGCAGTTTTGAACAGGCTGTGAACGCTGTAGCCGAGGCTCTCCTTTACGGAGTGCAGGATTTAGACAGCCTCGTAGCCATCCATAACAGGATAACGGGTATAACCCCGCAGTTGGAGCCGGTAAAGATTCCGGAAGGGGTTCCTGAACTCACTGCATTCCGCTTCAATGCAGAAGACTATGACAAAGCCTTTCTGAAAGGCGGTGCCAATTTATGCTGAAGGACGAAATCGCCGCCTGCTGTAAAGCATTAAAACTCAGCCGCAATCTAGTGGAAAACTGCGACAAGATCGAGGCTCAAAGCCATGAAGAATACCTGCTGAAGCTGCTAAGATTAGAACTGGAGCACAGAGACGCAAGTCGAAAGGACAGGCTTTTGAAAAATGCGGGCTTTTACACGATAAAGACCTTTGCCGGCTACATATTCGATGAAATCAAACTCCCGCAGGGGCTTACACCGCAGGACCTAAAAGATTGCAAATTTCTCGAAGAAAAGAAAAACCTGATCCTTTACGGCAACGTGGGAACCGGCAAAACCCATCTTGCCACCGCCATCGGTGTGGAGGCCTGTAAAAAAGGCTACAACGTAAAGTTTTTCCGCACTGCAGCGCTGGTAAACCGGCTGGTGGAAGCCCGGAAGGGAGGTGAACTTTCCGGGTTACTGAAACAGCTTTCCAAACCAGATCTTCTGATCTGCGACGAATGGGGCTATGTTCCTTTGGACCGCGAAGGAGCGCAGCTACTTTTTCAGGTGATTTCGGACTGCTATGAACGTCGCAGTGTAGTAATTACCACTAACCTGGAATTCAGCCGCTGGGCGAGCATTTTCTACGATGAGCAGATGACAGCAGCAATGATTGACCGGCTAATACACCACAGTTACCTATTGATCTTTGATGGTCAAAGCTACCGGATGAGGCAATCACTCATGAGGCAATTAAGTTAACATAAAAATTCCCCACCGGTGCCTGGGGAAAAACCTTTGCAAAAATGGGGAATTTCCTCTTGCAAAAAACATTTACCCTTCCATAAATATACTAGCATTTTTTTGAGCATTTTTCCTCGATTTTTATGTAATTATTCCAACATTTCTTGCAAACATTATATAATCCATCTTTGTTTCTTTTGAATGAACTTGTACACGTGCTGTATTATACCCTTCCATAATAATATTAGCATTTTTTTGAGCGTTTTTCCTCGATTTTGCCCAAATTTCTGCACTTTTTACAAACACTATGTAACCCATCTTTACTATCTTGATTAATGCTAAAATATTTTCTTGTTGCCAAATATACCTTTCCACATTTAGAACAGGTTTTATACTTACCACGTGCTTTGAAAAACCTCTC
The DNA window shown above is from Thermosediminibacter oceani DSM 16646 and carries:
- the istB gene encoding IS21-like element helper ATPase IstB, which translates into the protein MLKDEIAACCKALKLSRNLVENCDKIEAQSHEEYLLKLLRLELEHRDASRKDRLLKNAGFYTIKTFAGYIFDEIKLPQGLTPQDLKDCKFLEEKKNLILYGNVGTGKTHLATAIGVEACKKGYNVKFFRTAALVNRLVEARKGGELSGLLKQLSKPDLLICDEWGYVPLDREGAQLLFQVISDCYERRSVVITTNLEFSRWASIFYDEQMTAAMIDRLIHHSYLLIFDGQSYRMRQSLMRQLS
- a CDS encoding helix-turn-helix domain-containing protein yields the protein MNVKDLFIMARKKKNITLQEIANSIGCSVSLLSMWERDKCNISPEKEIAYKQYILQGGEGGNG
- the istA gene encoding IS21 family transposase; the encoded protein is MTHIDNIRKAFFMKGQNISEIAREFQKDRKTIRKYIYQEDWNTRVKVEEVKHTFPKLDPFKADIDQWLEEDKKARKKQRHTAKRIYDRLCEKYQDKFNCSYRTVAGYVAMRKKELYQDNSCRLPLEHIPGEAQVDFGEADFYENGTLHHGFYLNLSFPYSNVGYTQLFKGENQECLFQGLKDIFEHLGGVPRKLWFDNASTIVKLSKNGERKLTDAFLRFKQHYGFEAVFCNPASGHEKGNVENKVGYHRRNFLVPVPRFEKLEDFNRELLRLCDRDMHREHYRKEASIAELFNEDRKALLELPTVPYEVAGYITVKTNAYAKFSLNGGKHLYSTAPKYANSRVLVKITAHEVIPLDESHREIVRHRRLYGDNKQESMDWLPYLTQLSRCPGALKYSGIYSMLPDPLREYLDGLSKSERGKALKALAVLCTKSSFEQAVNAVAEALLYGVQDLDSLVAIHNRITGITPQLEPVKIPEGVPELTAFRFNAEDYDKAFLKGGANLC
- a CDS encoding DUF5659 domain-containing protein, translating into MKPTKVILNPALARKLVKKGFKIVDLKPHKQNHFATVFVFENSPELQKVLEMYENL